One genomic segment of Vespa crabro chromosome 3, iyVesCrab1.2, whole genome shotgun sequence includes these proteins:
- the LOC124422763 gene encoding uncharacterized protein LOC124422763 isoform X1, which translates to MCEKTITSAHMKLKNSPTVNKPFRSLFNTSDVSPKRKSNVKNLEQVNIKSQVRENIKRKLSQESIAMKKIRFDLENDIENVRIDESMNVFSNDLEELEKRILKKQKEIEILRNEISYCKKNNSDDLEADIKRWRHACQDALERLQKDLENKRGQVMSMEEILSSLGIPKSLVYYSTENDTFIK; encoded by the exons atgtgTGAAAAAACCATAACTTCAGCACATATGAAACTGAAAAACAGTCCAACAGTAAACAAACCGTTTCGTTCATTATTTAACACTTCTGATGTGAGTCCCAAACGTAAAtctaatgttaaaaatttagaaCAAGTAAACATTAAATCACAAGT TAGggaaaatattaaacgaaaattGTCTCAAGAATCAATTGCTATGAAAAAGATACGATTTGATCTCGAAAATGATATAGAAAACGTCAGAATTGATGAGAGTATGAAtgtattttcaaatgatttagaagaattagaaaagagaatattaaagaaacagaaagaaatcgAGATTTTGAGAAACGAAATTTCATATTGTAAAAAg aaCAATTCTGATGATTTGGAAGCTGATATTAAAAGGTGGAGACATGCTTGCCAAGATGCTCTGGAAAGATTGCAGaaagatttagaaaataaacgagGACAGGTAATGTCTATggaagaaatattatcatcattgggTATACCTAAATCTTTAGTATATTATTCTACCGAGAATGACACATTTATTAAGTAA
- the LOC124422762 gene encoding U1 small nuclear ribonucleoprotein A encodes MDIRPNNTIYINNLNEKIKKEELRKSLYAIFSQFGQILDIVALKTLKMRGQAFVIFKEIASATNALRSMQGFPFYDKPMRIQYAKTDSDLIAKMKGTFAERPKKPKRVVPAADEEAKRAKKRAKEQAKHSQQIGYHPGVPQHPGLVNTAVPEQPPNQILFLTNLPDETSEMMLSMLFNQFPGFKEVRLVPNRHDIAFVEFENEVQSGAAKDALQGFKITPSHAMKISFAKK; translated from the exons ATGGATATCAGAccaaataatacaatttatataaataatctaaatgaaaagataaaaaaggaagaattaagAAAATCGTTATATGCAATATTTTCTCAATTTGGACAGATATTGGATATAGTAGcattaaaaacattaaaaatgcGTGGTCAGGCATTCgtcattttcaaagaaatagcTAGTGCAACGAATGCCTTAAGATCTATGCAGGGATTTCCTTTTTATGATAAGCCAATG AGGATACAGTATGCTAAGACAGACAGCGATTTAATTGCAAAAATGAAAGGCACTTTTGCAGAACGCCCCAAAAAACCAAAACGTGTAGTACCAGCTGCAGATGAAGAAGCAAAACGTGCAAAGAAGCGTGCTAAGGAACAAGCGAAACATTCACAGCAAATTGGATATCATCCTGGTGTACCGCAACATCCAGGATTAGTTAATACAGCTGTACCTGAACAACCACCAAATCAAATTTTGTTCCTTACAAATCTTCCTGATGAAACTAGTGAAATGATGTTATCTATGCTTTTCAATCAATTTCCTGGTTTCAAAGAAGTTCGTTTAGTGCCGAATCGGCATGATATTGCATTTGTTGAGTTTGAAAATGAAGTTCAATCAGGTGCTGCCAAAGATGCACTTCAAGGATTTAAAATTACACCTTCACATGcaatgaaaatatcttttgcaaaaaaataa
- the LOC124422746 gene encoding histone-lysine N-methyltransferase SUV39H2-like isoform X1, whose amino-acid sequence MGGEEGLGVTTGQPNLYKQDLSKLDVSTLTALSREVISRQATINIGTIGHVAHGKSTIVKAISGVQTVRFKNELERNITIKLEHPVERGSMEHADILGETSSTSEKRSLSPESVQQRLKQPKVDEKTTFYPDNSEDSVNLRVNSRVNSNRKEKRSSKMGVNRRNMEKFDSLNIGVYYKRNTRCNGFIDTPLKHDFAKFKLKELRIVLEDIKYSNPNYSNVRLKTSKKDEIWEVEKILNKKKINGTTSYLIKWKNWSNDHNTWEPLENLTNCNEILKDFEKNRSKLLEKLKKKVGFYPTERDVYEFLNKIQQKGESIDCALIDENSFYTSINNFFKLNNLKKSKAEIDIKTNILRFMLYDLRREQLELLKDWENEMNSISKGKPSISVENFMDLEGPPEDFFYIEDYLPGEDVVIPEDPPIGCDCVNCGSNTKCCSLQNDSIFPYTSKGKIRVKPGTPIYECNKQCKCDSTCLNRVTQRGTNIKFCIFKTDDGRGWGVKTLESIKKGSFVTQYVGEVISSEEADKRGKEYDAAGRTYLFDLDYNETDDQCLYTVDAAVYGNISHFINHSCDPNLAVYGVWINCLDPNLPKLALFAIKDIEKNEEITFDYVFQPLKTTRVTQNIIKEGKEVDVVQSPTNKIEVRQDTPDSKTIVNKVLCKCGAKNCRKYLF is encoded by the exons ATGGGAGGTGAAGAAGGGCTAGGTGTGACAACTGGTCAACCCAATTTATACAAACAAGATCTTTCAAAGCTA gATGTCAGTACATTAACTGCCTTATCTCGTGAAGTCATTAGTAGACAAGCTACAATAAATATTG GTACCATTGGTCATGTAGCGCATGGAAAATCTACAATCGTTAAGGCAATTTCAGGTGTGCAAACTGTACGCTTTAAAAATGAgttggaaagaaatattacaattaaactTG AGCATCCAGTTGAGAGAGGCAGTATGGAACATGCAGATATTCTTGGTGAAACGTCTTCTACATCTGAAAAAAGATCACTTTCGCCTGAAAGTGTCCAACAACGTTTGAAGCAGCCAAAAGTCGATGAGAAAACAACTTTTTATCCAGACAACAGCGAAGATAGTGTTAATTTACGTGTTAATTCACGTGTTAattcaaatagaaaagagaagagatctAGTAAGATGGGTGTAAATCGTCGAAATATGGAAAAATTTGATTCATTAAATATTGGTGTATATTACAAAAGGAACACAAGATGTAACGGTTTCATCGATACTCCATTGAAGCACGATTTCGCGAAATTCAAATTGAAAGAATTACGAATCGTTTTGGAAGATATTAAATACAGTAATCCTAATTATAGTAATGTTAGATTAAAGACATCTAAAAAGGACGAAATTTGGGAAGTGGAGAAAATcctaaataagaaaaaaataaatggtaCTACGTCGTATTTGATCAAGTGGAAGAATTGGTCCAACGATCATAATACGTGGGAACCATTGGAGAATCTAACAAATTGCAATGAAATTTTGAAGGATTTCGAGAAGAATAGGTCCAAATTGttggaaaaattgaaaaaaaaagttggttTTTATCCGACGGAGCGAGATGTTtacgaatttttaaataaaatccaGCAAAAAGGAGAATCGATTGATTGCGCTCTAATCGATGAGAATTCTTTTTACACTAGTATAAACAACTTTTTTAaacttaataatttaaaaaaaagtaaagcgGAGATAGACattaaaacgaatattttaCGGTTTATGTTGTACGATTTAAGAAGGGAGCAATTAGAATTGTTAAAAGATTGGGAAAACGAGATGAACAGTATCAGTAAAGGGAAGCCATCGATATCTGTAGAAAATTTCATGGATCTTGAGGGCCCTCcagaagattttttttatatagaagatTATCTTCCGGGTGAAGATGTAGTGATACCTGAAGATCCTCCGATTGGTTGCGATTGTGTTAATTGTGGATCTAATACAAAATGTTGTTCCTTACAAAACGATAGTATTTTCCCGTATACTTCAAAGGGAAAAATTCGCGTTAAACCAGGTACACCAATATACGAATGTAACAAGCAATGTAAATGTGATTCGACATGTCTAAATCGTGTTACACAACGTGGTACAAATATAaagttttgtatttttaaaaccGACGACGGTAGGGGTTGGGGTGTAAAAACATTGGAAAGTATCAAGAAGGGTTCATTTGTAACACAATATGTGGGCGAAGTAATCTCGAGCGAGGAAGCTGATAAACGTGGTAAAGAATATGATGCTGCAGGTAGAACATATCTTTTTGATCTGGACTATAATGAAACCGACGATCAATGTCTTTATACGGTTGATGCAGCTGTATATGGAAACATATCACACTTCATCAATCATTCCTGTGATCCCAATTTGGCGGTTTACGGTGTCTGGATCAATTGTCTCGATCCTAATCTTCCGAAACTCGCATTATTCGCCATAAAAGATATCGAAAAGAACGAGGAAATTACATTTGACTATGTGTTTCAACCTTTGAAAACAACGCGCGTGACGCAGAATATTAtcaaggaaggaaaggaggtCGATGTCGTTCAATCTCCAACAAATAAGATCGAAGTACGGCAGGACACGCCCGACTCGAAAACCATCGTCAATAAAGTTTTATGCAAGTGTGGTGCTAAGAATTGTAGAAAGTATTTGttttaa
- the LOC124422763 gene encoding uncharacterized protein LOC124422763 isoform X2 produces MCEKTITSAHMKLKNSPTVNKPFRSLFNTSDVSPKRKSNVKNLEQVNIKSQVENIKRKLSQESIAMKKIRFDLENDIENVRIDESMNVFSNDLEELEKRILKKQKEIEILRNEISYCKKNNSDDLEADIKRWRHACQDALERLQKDLENKRGQVMSMEEILSSLGIPKSLVYYSTENDTFIK; encoded by the exons atgtgTGAAAAAACCATAACTTCAGCACATATGAAACTGAAAAACAGTCCAACAGTAAACAAACCGTTTCGTTCATTATTTAACACTTCTGATGTGAGTCCCAAACGTAAAtctaatgttaaaaatttagaaCAAGTAAACATTAAATCACAAGT ggaaaatattaaacgaaaattGTCTCAAGAATCAATTGCTATGAAAAAGATACGATTTGATCTCGAAAATGATATAGAAAACGTCAGAATTGATGAGAGTATGAAtgtattttcaaatgatttagaagaattagaaaagagaatattaaagaaacagaaagaaatcgAGATTTTGAGAAACGAAATTTCATATTGTAAAAAg aaCAATTCTGATGATTTGGAAGCTGATATTAAAAGGTGGAGACATGCTTGCCAAGATGCTCTGGAAAGATTGCAGaaagatttagaaaataaacgagGACAGGTAATGTCTATggaagaaatattatcatcattgggTATACCTAAATCTTTAGTATATTATTCTACCGAGAATGACACATTTATTAAGTAA
- the LOC124422765 gene encoding 28S ribosomal protein S18c, mitochondrial: MILDYGFRKVVENFVKSRGQYFNRFVGSLSNQELINEFSTEEDMPNLDINPYMKEKQQCLLCKLNIQPDFKNVRLLSQFQSRYTGRIYGRHITGLCKNKQEQVEKEILKAQHAGLMGHFTKDPKYVNDPPLFDPNRPLRPHKY, from the exons ATGATTCTTGATTATGGTTTTAGAAAAGTAGTTGAAAACTTTGTAAAAAGCAGAGGACAGTATTTTAATAGATTTGTAGGAAGTCTTTCAAATCAAGAGTtgataaatgaattttcaacAGAAGAAGATATG cccaatttagatataaatccttatatgaaagaaaaacaacaatgtTTATTATGCAAATTAAACATACAGCcagattttaaaaatgtacGATTATTATCACAGTTTCAAAGTAGATACACGGGACGGATTTATGGAAGGCATATAACAGGTTTATgcaaaaataaacaagaacaAGTTGAAAAGGAGATCTTAAAAGCGCAACATGctg gtTTAATGGGACATTTTACAAAAGATCCAAAATATGTAAATGACCCACCATTATTCGATCCCAATCGTCCATTGAGAccacataaatattaa